From the Musa acuminata AAA Group cultivar baxijiao chromosome BXJ3-7, Cavendish_Baxijiao_AAA, whole genome shotgun sequence genome, one window contains:
- the LOC103991975 gene encoding CBL-interacting serine/threonine-protein kinase 5-like, translating into MGKEAEDVSREMRNLVLGKYEMGRVLGKGTFAKVYHGRDLRTGESVAIKVIHKDKIRREAGMMEQIKREISVLRLVRHPNVVELREVMATKSRIFFVMEYVRGGELFARVADGPLPEDQARRYFRHLMSAVHFCHGRGVSHRDLKPENLLLDHNGDLKVSDFGLSSLPEQLRQDGLLHTQCGTPAYVAPEVLRRRGYDGAKADIWSCGVILYVLLAGFLPFQDENLVRMYRKVLKAEYQIPPWFSGDACRLLSGLLVADPEKRISIPAIMQHPWLKKGTHHKDPNPAPPPPQAEPAAVEEEQKQGTPRFYNAFELISSLSSGFDLSSLFENRRPPGTAFTSRLPAAAIVDRLEKVGRALGFRVERTKPYKVKMLKEEEEGWKGRLGVVAEVFEVAAGVAVVEFSKSSGETWEYTKFCEADIRPGLEDIVWTWQGDVAGGTTNTVDGQRRQ; encoded by the coding sequence ATGGGGAAGGAGGCGGAGGACGTCAGCAGAGAGATGAGGAACCTTGTCTTGGGAAAGTACGAGATGGGGCGCGTCCTGGGGAAAGGAACCTTCGCCAAGGTGTACCACGGTCGCGACCTCCGCACCGGCGAGAGCGTCGCCATTAAGGTCATCCACAAGGACAAGATCCGCCGGGAGGCTGGGATGATGGAGCAGATCAAACGGGAGATCTCAGTGTTGCGTCTGGTCCGCCACCCCAACGTGGTGGAGCTTCGGGAGGTGATGGCCACCAAGTCccgcatcttcttcgttatgGAGTACGTCCGTGGCGGCGAGCTCTTTGCGCGCGTCGCCGACGGGCCCCTACCAGAGGACCAGGCCCGCCGCTACTTCCGCCACCTCATGTCTGCCGTCCACTTCTGCCACGGCCGCGGCGTCTCCCACCGCGACCTCAAGCCGGAGAATCTCCTGCTCGACCACAATGGTGACCTCAAGGTCTCGGACTTCGGCTTGTCCTCGCTCCCGGAGCAGCTCCGCCAAGACGGGCTTCTCCACACCCAGTGCGGCACCCCGGCATACGTTGCGCCGGAGGTCCTCCGCCGCCGGGGCTACGATGGTGCCAAGGCCGACATCTGGTCCTGCGGCGTCATCCTCTACGTCCTCCTCGCCGGATTCCTTCCCTTCCAAGACGAGAACTTGGTGCGTATGTACCGCAAAGTGCTCAAGGCCGAGTACCAGATCCCGCCGTGGTTCTCTGGCGACGCTTGTCGCCTCTTATCCGGCCTCCTCGTCGCCGACCCGGAGAAGCGCATCTCAATCCCGGCCATCATGCAGCACCCGTGGCTCAAAAAGGGTACTCACCACAAGGATCCCAACCCCGCCCCTCCTCCGCCGCAGGCGGAGCCGGCGGCAGTGGAAGAGGAGCAGAAGCAGGGGACACCGAGGTTCTATAACGCGTTCGAGCTCATCTCCTCCTTGTCGTCCGGGTTCGACCTGTCGAGCTTGTTCGAGAACCGGCGGCCGCCAGGGACGGCGTTCACGTCGCGTTTGCCGGCAGCGGCCATCGTGGATCGGCTGGAGAAGGTGGGACGGGCTCTGGGGTTCAGAGTCGAGAGGACGAAGCCGTACAAGGTGAAGATgttgaaggaagaggaagagggatgGAAGGGGCGGCTGGGGGTGGTGGCGGAGGTTTTCGAGGTGGCGGCCGGGGTGGCAGTGGTGGAGTTCTCCAAATCTTCAGGCGAAACCTGGGAGTACACCAAATTCTGCGAGGCTGACATCCGCCCAGGGCTGGAGGACATCGTCTGGACGTGGCAGGGTGACGTTGCCGGCGGCACCACCAACACCGTCGATGGTCAACGACGACAATGA
- the LOC135642869 gene encoding uncharacterized protein LOC135642869, producing MIVKSQRAGTHLADLAEAFATLRKFGMRLNPTKCTFGVASGKFLGFIVHERGIDANPEKVQAIINMQPPRTMKDLQQLNGRLVALSRFLARSGDRCLPFFKALKNPKNFQWTLECEEAFKQVKRHLASLPRLAFVSPDEKLGLYLAASPHARYPPIEKLALALVLSARKLRPYFQAHTVEVITDQPLRQVLTKFDVAGRLLKWAVELGEHDIRYVPRTAVKAQAVADFIAELTQTGDRDLEQTPEAWTLHVDGSANSRGAGAGLVLLAPNGRSFERSLRFGFKATNNEVEFEALLAGLRLALEMQVAVIRVLTDSQLVAEQLSGGYEARDATMAKYLARVRDLTDKFPYFTLSNIPREENERAGTLAKLASKPTSEAWPEVEELPARAIEVAATTPGSAPIMWVQELLRFKRDGTLPLDEAAARRLRRMHAWYTEESGRLYRRSFTYPLLRCLEPNEAQTVLAETHEGVCGEHIGRRTLHTKHSAKATTGRSCAGTRKLTYSGAVRASNTPARPDSPRYRSARSIARGHSRSGAWTYSGPSHRLRGSVST from the exons ATGATTGTGAAAAGCCAAAGAGCTGGAacgcaccttgccgacctggccgaggcgTTCGCCACactgcgcaagttcggcatgcggctcaaccccacaaaaTGCACTTTCGGCGTGGCCTCCGGCAAATTCCTTGGGTTCAtcgtacacgaaagaggaattgacgccaatCCCGAGAAGGTGCAGGCGATAATCAACATGCAGCCCCCCCGGACGATGAAAGACCTGCAGCAACTTAACGGAAGGCTTGTCGCCCTGTCTCGTTTTCTCGCTCGATCGGGAGATCGTTGCCTCCcattcttcaaggcgctcaaaaacccgaagaacttccaatggacatTAGAATGCGAGGAGGCTTTCAAGCAAGTAAAGCGACACTTGGCCAGCCTCCCCCGGCTCGCCTTTGTCTCCCCCGACGAGAAGCTGGGTCTCTATTTGGCGGCCTCACCGCACGCA cgttacccgccgatagaaaagctcgcgctcgccctggtgctctcggctcggaagttgcgcccctacttccaggctcacacggtggaggtcatcaccgaccaaccgctTCGGCAGGTCTTAaccaaatttgatgttgcaggacggctcctcaaatgggcggtagagctcggcgagcatgacataagatacgtgcccaggaccgccgTCAAGGCCCAGGCGGTAGCTGACTTCATCGCGGAGTTAACTCAGACGGGGGATAGAGATCTCGAGCAAACCCCCGaagcttggaccctacacgtggacggctcggccaactcaaGGGGTGCCGGCGCGGGACTGGTTCTCCTCGCCCCTAACGGACGCTcattcgagcgctccctccgcttcgggtttaaagccactAACAACGAGGTGGAGTTCGAGGCACTCCTAGCAGGACTAaggttggccctcgagatgcaggtggccgtaatacgcgtcctcaccgactcgcagctcgtGGCCGAACAGCTCAGCGGAGGATATGAAGCTCGGGACGCAACCATGGCAAAATACCTGGCGCGGGTAAGGGACCTAACCGACAAGTTCCCTTACTTCACGTTGTCTAATATTCCGAGGGAGGAGAACGAGCGGGCCGGCacgctagctaagctggcgtcaaaGCCAACCTCCGAAGCATGGCCGGAGGTTGAGGAGCTTCCTGCTCGTGCCATTGAAGTGGCGGCTACGACCCCAGGCAGTGCACCGATCATGTGGGTACAAGAGCTGCtgcgcttcaagcgggatggaACCCTTCCCCTCGACGAGGCTGCTGCTCGGCGCCTACGCCGTATGCACGCGTGGTACACCGAGGAGAGCGGCCGGCTCTACAGACGATCCTTTACCTATCCCCTCCTGCGGTGCTTGGAGCCTAACGAAGCCCAGACGGTCCTGGCCGAAACCCACGAGGGGGTTTGCGGCGAACACATAGGCAGGCGGACCTTGCACACAAAACactccgccaaggctactactggccgatcatgtgccgggacgcgaaagcTTACATACAGCGGTGCGGTTCGTGCCAGCAACACGCCCGCGCGCCCCGACAGCCCGCGGTACCGCTCAGCCCGATCGATTGCgcgtggccattcgcgcagtggggcTTGGACCTACTCGGGCCCTTCCCACCGGCTTCGGGGCAGCGTAAGTACATAA